A window of the Henckelia pumila isolate YLH828 chromosome 3, ASM3356847v2, whole genome shotgun sequence genome harbors these coding sequences:
- the LOC140888123 gene encoding uncharacterized protein yields the protein MAPRKKQKKGASSFGTFDAHQFWDEEAAKNYSLMVSKSMVRERGFDPNSPLPLWDVRQAAVARRWTNFVQHPGDAVISLVREFYANLKCKHEQFHVLVRGKRVEFDGHTINTLYGMPSIDEDEYSAFKASDVDYDEIIATLCEEGA from the coding sequence ATGGCTCCGAGAAAGAAACAAAAGAAAGGTGCATCTTCGTTCGGTACTTTCGATGCCCATCAGTTTTGGGATGAAGAGGCCGCCAAGAATTATTCTCTCATGGTGAGCAAGAGCATGGTTAGAGAAAGAGGGTTTGATCCTAATTCTCCTCTACCTTTGTGGGATGTGCGACAAGCAGCTGTTGCGCGAAGATGGACGAATTTTGTCCAACATCCCGGTGATGCTGTGATTTCTTTAGTCCGGGAATTTTATGCCAATCTAAAATGCAAGCATGAGCAATTCCATGTTCTAGTGCGAGGTAAGCGAGTGGAATTTGATGGGCACACCATTAATACCCTCTATGGTATGCCATCTATAGATGAGGATGAGTATTCGGCATTCAAGGCGAGTGATGTGGACTATGATGAGATTATTGccactctttgtgaagaaggggCATAA